The genomic region TAGCCAGCATCACGAGCTGCTAACAACTCGCTTTCGCTAACCGTTTCTCCATTTTTCCAACCACCGCTACCAAAATTGATATCTTCGAAGTGGTCACTGTTGACGACGTCTTGGAAAAGCTCGTAACAGCCTCTCGCATTGTTGATGTCTCTACGAACACCTGCGTTGCTGTTGCGAACAGGATAACAGCTGCCTGAAAAGTTAGAATAGATACCATCAATATTGAAATCTGATGTGTTTTGTCCTTGTAGCTCAGTGACATCTCCACCTCTCGCTAAACAAGCTCCTTGATAGATCTCGGCACCTGCGCGGAAGTTGTCAAACAGTGCTCGGCTAGTCGCTTCTCTAGCATCATCAGCAATAGATAAAAACCGTGGTGCAGCAATGGCAGCGATAACGGCGAGTATGACAATGACAACGATTAGCTCTAATAGTGTGAAGCCTTTGTGCCACGAAGTTTTTTTCATACTGATGAATCCTAAGGAGTTTACGAGTTTCTAACTACTTTATAGTATCCCGTATTTTATTATTAATTAACACTGCTAATTAATAAATATTTGTTATGGTTGTTTGTTTCTTCAAAACTGTGATTAAGGTGGAATAATTTTCAAAAACACTCATAATGCACTCTGTTTTTCACCAGTTGGATATTTCCATTGAGCACTTCAAAATTCTCTTCAATCGCCCTTAAACCAGAGCTTCTAAATACGTTAGATTCTCTTGGTTATACTGAAATGACGCCGATCCAAGCGTTAAGTCTTCCTACTATCCTAAATGGCAAGGACGTTATCGGTCAGGGCAAAACGGGTTCAGGTAAAACAGCTGCTTTTGGTTTAGGCGTGCTGCAGAACCTACGCGTTAAGCGTTTCCGTGTTCAGTCTTTAGTGTTATGTCCGACTCGTGAGCTTGCAGACCAAGTAGCAAAAGAGATCCGTACTCTTGCTCGTGGTATTCACAATATTAAAGTGCTGACACTATGTGGCGGTATGCCAATGGGCCCACAGATTGGTTCACTAGAGCATGGCGCACACATTCTTGTGGGCACTCCTGGTCGTATTCTTGACCACCTAGAGAAAGGCCGCATTGACCTGTCTGAACTGAACACACTTGTGTTAGATGAAGCCGACCGCATGCTAGAGATGGGTTTCCAAGACGCTTTGGATGCAGTGATTGAAGCGGCGCCAAAAGAACGCCAAACTCTGCTATTCAGTGCCACTTTCCCTAAACAGATCAAATCTGTTGCAGATCGCATTATGCGTAACCCAGAAATGGTGAAGGTTGAGTCAACGCACGACCACTCAAGCATCCAGCAACACTTCTACAAGCTAGAAGGTTCTGAAGCTCGTGATGATGCCCTAGAGTTGCTGCTACTTCATCACCAACCGGAATCTGCGGTTGTGTTCTGTAACACTAAGAAAGAAGTACAGAACGTAAACGATGAGCTAAGCCACCGTGGTTTCAGCGTTATCGAACTTCATGGCGACATGGAGCAGCGTGAACGTGACCAAGCTTTGGTTCAGTTCTCAAACAAAACGATCTCGATTCTAGTTGCGACAGACGTTGCGGCCCGTGGTCTTGATGTTGATAACCTAGACGCTGTATTTAACTTTGAATTGTCTCGCGACCCTGAAGTTCACGTACACCGCATTGGTCGTACTGGCCGTGCAGGAAGTAAAGGTGTCGCTATCAGCTTCTTTAGCGAGAAAGAGATGTACCGTGTTGCTCAAATTGATGAGTACATGGATATGCCGATTGAGCCATCAGAGCTTCCAGCAAAACCCATTGCTAAGCCGTACTACTCAAACATGGTAACCATTCAGATTGATGGCGGTAAGAAAGCTAAGCTTCGTGCTGGCGATATTCTTGGAGCATTGACTGGTCAAGGTGGTATTGATGGTAAATCAGTAGGTAAGATCAACTTGTTCGCAATGCGCGCTTACGTTGCTGTCGAGCGCTCTGTCGCTAAGAAAGCACTGAACAAGATCGAATCAGGTAAAATGAAGGGGCGTCAATTCCGCGCCCGAATCCTGAAGTAATTCGAGACTGAATCCCTTTGCTGCGATGCGTTATAACTAATGACATTGCAGTAAAGGGTATTCTGCAAAATGTCACTTAAGTTTCTTCTTTTAGGTTTATCGGCCTAGTCCTCTATATTAAAGCATTATTCATCGGGTCTTATCGAATAAAGATCGTTGATATGTTTTCCTTCGCTAACATACCAATTCATCGCTTCCTGTCGATTGTGAACGAATATCGTGATTGTGGTTATTGAACCATCGTCAAAATAACAAAGCTCATATTCTAAATCGCTTGGGTGCTCAGGAATAGC from Vibrio gigantis harbors:
- a CDS encoding prepilin-type N-terminal cleavage/methylation domain-containing protein; this encodes MKKTSWHKGFTLLELIVVIVILAVIAAIAAPRFLSIADDAREATSRALFDNFRAGAEIYQGACLARGGDVTELQGQNTSDFNIDGIYSNFSGSCYPVRNSNAGVRRDINNARGCYELFQDVVNSDHFEDINFGSGGWKNGETVSESELLAARDAGYQVYIHQRSQYFSYCHYYNIEADLSNAPYLLYNAVDGTMVSGTKNLSNGFSWASELQEYSVATPPPYNK
- the dbpA gene encoding ATP-dependent RNA helicase DbpA; its protein translation is MSTSKFSSIALKPELLNTLDSLGYTEMTPIQALSLPTILNGKDVIGQGKTGSGKTAAFGLGVLQNLRVKRFRVQSLVLCPTRELADQVAKEIRTLARGIHNIKVLTLCGGMPMGPQIGSLEHGAHILVGTPGRILDHLEKGRIDLSELNTLVLDEADRMLEMGFQDALDAVIEAAPKERQTLLFSATFPKQIKSVADRIMRNPEMVKVESTHDHSSIQQHFYKLEGSEARDDALELLLLHHQPESAVVFCNTKKEVQNVNDELSHRGFSVIELHGDMEQRERDQALVQFSNKTISILVATDVAARGLDVDNLDAVFNFELSRDPEVHVHRIGRTGRAGSKGVAISFFSEKEMYRVAQIDEYMDMPIEPSELPAKPIAKPYYSNMVTIQIDGGKKAKLRAGDILGALTGQGGIDGKSVGKINLFAMRAYVAVERSVAKKALNKIESGKMKGRQFRARILK